A stretch of DNA from Phenylobacterium koreense:
CCAACGGCATCGGCCTGTCGCCGGACGAAAGGACCGTCTATCTGGCTGATACGCAGCTCGGCCGGCTCTGGGCCTTCGACGTGGCGGAGGCCGGAAAGCTGACCCCGCCCCAGGGCTTCGGCCCCGGCCGGGTGATCTGCAACCTGCCCGGCTACCAGCTTCTCGACAGCCTGGCCGTAGAGGCCTCGGGCAAGGTCTGCGTGGCGACCATCATCAACGGCGGGATCACCGCCTTCGACCCCGACGGATCGGTCGAACACTTCCCGGTGCCCGACACGATCACCACCAACATCTGCTTCGGCGGGCCGGACATGAAGACCGCCTGGATCACCGCCTCGGCGACCGGGAAGCTTTACAAAGCCGCCTGGCCGCGGCCGGGCCTGAAGCTGAACTTCAACGCCTAGGCTTGGGCCGAACTCTCCTTCTCCCTTGCGGGAGAAGGATGGTCCCTAGCCCTCCCCTAGGACAGGCTCGCCAGGGCGGCGCGTTCGAAGTTCTGCAGTTCGTCGGTGCGGCCGTCGCGGATCTTCAGCGCCCAGTTCGGGTCCTGCAGCAGGGCGCGGCCGACGCCGACGAGGTCGAAATCGCCCCGATCCAGGCGTCGGTTCAGCTCGTCCAGCGAGGCGGGCTTCGAACCCTCGCCCGCAAACGCGGCGATGAATTCGCCCGAGAGGCCGACCGAGCCCACGGTGATGGTCGGAACGCCCATCAGCTTCTTGGCCCAGCCCGCGAAGTTCAGGTCCGAGCCCTCGAACTCCGGCTCCCAGAAGCGCCGTTGCGAGCAGTGCAGGATGTCGGCGCCCGCGTCGACCAGGGCGCCAAGCCAGGCTTCCAGGGCCTTGGGATCCTGGGCCAGCTTCACCTCGTAGTCCTGCTGCTTCCACTGGCTGATGCGGATGATCACCGGATAGTCGGGGCCGACGGCGGCGCGCACAGCGCGCAGGATGTCGGCGGCGAAGCGGGCGCGGCCGGGCAGATTCTTGGAGCCGTAGGCGTCTTCGCGGACGTTGGTGCCGTCCCAGAAGAACTGGTCGATCAGGTAGCCGTGCGCGCCATGCAACTCGATGGTTTCGAAGCCGAGTTCCTTGGCGCTCTTCGCCGCCTGGGCGAAGGCCTCGATGGTGTCGGCGACCTCCTCGTCGGTCATGGCCTCGCCGAACGCCTTGCCTGGGCGCGACAGGCCGGACGGGCTGTCATAGGGGCCGGGCGGGTTCCATTCCGGGTCGCGCGTGCGAACCGCGCCCACGTGCCATAGCTGCGGCCCCATGGCCCCGCCGACCGCGTGGACCTCGTCGATCACGTGCTTCCAGCCCGCCAGTTCCTTTTCGCCATGGAAGCGCGGGACGTTCTTGTCGTTGACCGAGGCGGGGCGATTGACCCCGGTCCCTTCCGAAACGATCAGGCCGACCTCGGCCGCCGCGCGGCGCTTGTAGTACTGAGCCACCTCGTCGTTGACGACGCCGCCAGGCGAGAAAGACCGGGTCATGGGGGCCATGACGATACGGTTCCTGAGGCGCAGGCCTTTGAATTCAAAAGGCTTGAAGAGGGCGTCGGCCGACATGCGGACTCCAAATTGCGAAGGGACGTTCCGGCGGCTTTAGAGCACGACCGGTCGTTTTGTCAGTTCAGTTTTTCTGTTGCACGCCAAGAACTTCCCCTGAGGCCGATCCGGCGCCATTCTCAAGTGAACAACGGTCACCAAAGATCAGCCGGAGGAAGCGAGATGAGCGACGGCGCAGTCGACCTGAAGGCGGAGGCTCGCGCGCGAGCTTATTCGATGCCACTCGACGAGATGAACGTGGCCGATCCGGAACTCTTTCGGACCGACACCATGTGGCCCTACTTCGAGCGGCTGCGGAAGGAGGACCCGGTCCACTACCACAAGGAGGGCCTGCACGAGGAAGGCCCCTATTGGTCAGTGACCAAGTACAACGACATCATGGCGGTCGACACCAATCACGCGGTGTTCTCGTCCGAGCCGGCGATCACGATCTTCGATCCGAAGGACGATTTCCCGCTGCCGATGTTCATCGCGATGGACCCGCCCAAGCACGATCTGCAGCGCAAGACCGTCAGCCCCATCGTCTCCCCGGCCAATCTCCACCTGCTTGAACCGGTCATCCGCGGACGCATCCAGCGGACCCTGGACGCCCTGCCGATCGGCGAGGAGTTCGACTGGGTGGACAAGGTGTCGATCGAGCTCACCACCCAGATGCTGGCGACGCTCTTCGACTTCCCGTGGGAGGAGCGCCGCAAGCTGACCCGCTGGTCCGACGTGGCGACCGCCGGCCCCGAGTCCGGCCTCTTCAGTTCCACCGATCCCGAGATCGCCGAACAGGAGCGCAAGGTCGAGCTGTTCGAATGCGTGGACTACTTCACGCGGCTCTGGAACGAGCGGGTCAACGCCGAGCCCAAGGGCGACCTGATCTCCATGCTGGCCCATGGCGAGGCCACCCGGAACATGGACCGGATGGAGTACCTGGGTAACCTGATCCTGCTGATCGTCGGGGGCAACGACACCACCCGCAACACCATGAGCGGCTCGGTCCTGGCCCTGCACCAAAACCCCGACCAGCGGGAAAAGCTCTACAAGAACCCGGAGCTGATCCCCTCGATGGTGTCGGAGACGATCCGCTGGCAGACGCCGCTGGCCCACATGCGGCGTACGCTGACCCAGGACTTCGAGCTGGGCGGCAAGGCCATGAAGAAGGGCGAGAAGATCATCATGTGGTACGTCTCGGGCAACCGCGACGACGAGGTGATCGAGAACCCGAACGCCTACATCATCGACCGCGAAAGGCCCCGGCAGCACCTGTCCTTCGGCTTCGGCATCCACCGCTGCGTGGGCAACCGGCTGGCCGAACTGCAGCTCAAGATCCTCTGGGAAGAGATCCTGCCCCGCTTCCCGACCATCGAGGTGCAGGGCGAGCCGCGCCGGGTGCTCTCCTCCTTCGTGAAGGGCTACGAAAACCTGCCGGTAGTGATCCCGCAGCGGCTCTAGAGGCCTACCAGAGCTTCCACCAGGGCTCGGAGTCCAGGGCGCTGTCGCCGGGGCGCACCTCCTGCTGGCCCCAGGGCAGGACCATCATCAGCTTGTGGCTGCGCATGGTGGTGGTTCCGGAGGCGCGGACCTCGACGGCGATCGGCTTGCCGGACTTCCGCTCGTAGGCGAAGGCCGAGAACTCGGCCACGCCGCTGCGGTCGTTGCGGCTGTAGATCGACAGTTCGGGGATGGTGACCACCGTCCATTGCGGCGAGATCGGCACTTGGATCGAAGGAATGCCGAGCACGCGGCTGATCTGGTCGATCGAGAGCACGCCCATGCGGATCTCGACGATGATGTCGGCGCCCTCGCGAGTGGGTGAGAGGCGCGCGCCGCGCGACACCAGACCCTCGCGAATCGCGCTCTGGGCATAGTCGGCGCCCTCGCCGCGGAAGTTGGCGGTGTCGAGGAACACGCTGGCGCCGGCCGGGATCGGCAGGGTGAGCTGCTTGGCCGCCCGTTCGGCGGCATGCGAAACCAGAAGCTGTTCGGTGGCCGTGCGGCCCGGCCGCGTCTCGACCGGCGTGGCGCAGCCGCTCAGCAGGAAGGCGCCCGCAAGCAGCCCGCTCAGGGCTGAAGACCACCGGAAAATTGCGACCATGGTTACGCTCCGTCCGTACGCCTACACACTCCACGCGGCCAGTTGCGCCGCCCGCGCCGCCTATAGCGCGTTCGCGGCAGCTTTAGGGTGCGCCGCCACGACTCTGCGCTGAAAACCTGCCGGTGTCAGAAGGTCAGTTGCAGACGCCCGGCCAGGCTGTCGCCCCGGTCCGCCCCTGCATAGGGGCCGTCGGGACGCTCGACTTCCCAGTGGCTCAGGTCGACCATCAGCCGCATCCATTGCTCGAGCCGCCAGTTCACCCCGACCTCAGCCTCGCGTCCGAGGCCGCCCAGGGGCGCATCGGTGTTGTCGAGCACCTGATAGCGGATCGCAACATCCCAGCCGCCGAAGCCGCCTTTCGACACCGGCCTGGCGGGGGCCGTCTTCACGAAGGTTCCGCTGCGCGAGGAGTAGGCGCTTGGCTCGCCGGTCAGCGACCAGCCGGCTGAGAGCGACCAGGCGTCCACGTCCGCATGCAGGGAGCGGGCGTCGATCTCGCGGCGGCCGGCCTCGACGAAGGACCAGCCGCGCCCGCGCACGCCGCCCAGTTCCAGGCCGTAGCCCTGGCCGTGTACGGGATCGGCGATCGCGCCGAGAGCAACCTGAACCTGATCGTTGAAATGCCCGGCCCAGTTCGTGTTCCGGGACAGAGACTTGCGCTCGCCCAGGTCCTCGTAGAAGGCCCAGGCGCCCAGGTGGACCAAGCCGGTCTCCGACCTCACCGGGTTCCAGTGGCCGCGCAGGAGATAGGTGGTCGTGTCGCGAGTCGCCTCGCGGTTGGCGGGATCCTCGCCGGCCACTTCGCCGGCCAGATGCCATCCCGCGCCGTAGATCTTGGCGATGCCGCCCCAGCCGTAGAACCCCTTCACCGGCGCAGCCGCCAGGGCGACGCTGTTACGCTCCATGAAGGCGGTTCCCTCCGAGCTGGACGAGCCTTCGAGGCCGCGTTCGCTCAGGCGGTTGCCCAGGGTAAATTCGAGCTCCCGGCCGTCCCACTCGTCGCGCCAGACGAGGTAGGTGCTCCGCAGAACCGTTTCGCCGCCCTGGAAGTCCGCTTCAACGTTGTAGATCAAGTGCTTTCCGGACCGGCCCGCCAGACCAGCCCGCAAGGT
This window harbors:
- a CDS encoding OprO/OprP family phosphate-selective porin: MCAVAGGLAVAWAGPAGAQALSWDSGELVSQDGGFAIRPKGRLVLDGYSTTGSAHDARNASGREWRTLRAGLAGRSGKHLIYNVEADFQGGETVLRSTYLVWRDEWDGRELEFTLGNRLSERGLEGSSSSEGTAFMERNSVALAAAPVKGFYGWGGIAKIYGAGWHLAGEVAGEDPANREATRDTTTYLLRGHWNPVRSETGLVHLGAWAFYEDLGERKSLSRNTNWAGHFNDQVQVALGAIADPVHGQGYGLELGGVRGRGWSFVEAGRREIDARSLHADVDAWSLSAGWSLTGEPSAYSSRSGTFVKTAPARPVSKGGFGGWDVAIRYQVLDNTDAPLGGLGREAEVGVNWRLEQWMRLMVDLSHWEVERPDGPYAGADRGDSLAGRLQLTF
- a CDS encoding cytochrome P450 — translated: MSDGAVDLKAEARARAYSMPLDEMNVADPELFRTDTMWPYFERLRKEDPVHYHKEGLHEEGPYWSVTKYNDIMAVDTNHAVFSSEPAITIFDPKDDFPLPMFIAMDPPKHDLQRKTVSPIVSPANLHLLEPVIRGRIQRTLDALPIGEEFDWVDKVSIELTTQMLATLFDFPWEERRKLTRWSDVATAGPESGLFSSTDPEIAEQERKVELFECVDYFTRLWNERVNAEPKGDLISMLAHGEATRNMDRMEYLGNLILLIVGGNDTTRNTMSGSVLALHQNPDQREKLYKNPELIPSMVSETIRWQTPLAHMRRTLTQDFELGGKAMKKGEKIIMWYVSGNRDDEVIENPNAYIIDRERPRQHLSFGFGIHRCVGNRLAELQLKILWEEILPRFPTIEVQGEPRRVLSSFVKGYENLPVVIPQRL
- a CDS encoding DUF6655 family protein, with translation MVAIFRWSSALSGLLAGAFLLSGCATPVETRPGRTATEQLLVSHAAERAAKQLTLPIPAGASVFLDTANFRGEGADYAQSAIREGLVSRGARLSPTREGADIIVEIRMGVLSIDQISRVLGIPSIQVPISPQWTVVTIPELSIYSRNDRSGVAEFSAFAYERKSGKPIAVEVRASGTTTMRSHKLMMVLPWGQQEVRPGDSALDSEPWWKLW
- a CDS encoding NADH:flavin oxidoreductase, with protein sequence MSADALFKPFEFKGLRLRNRIVMAPMTRSFSPGGVVNDEVAQYYKRRAAAEVGLIVSEGTGVNRPASVNDKNVPRFHGEKELAGWKHVIDEVHAVGGAMGPQLWHVGAVRTRDPEWNPPGPYDSPSGLSRPGKAFGEAMTDEEVADTIEAFAQAAKSAKELGFETIELHGAHGYLIDQFFWDGTNVREDAYGSKNLPGRARFAADILRAVRAAVGPDYPVIIRISQWKQQDYEVKLAQDPKALEAWLGALVDAGADILHCSQRRFWEPEFEGSDLNFAGWAKKLMGVPTITVGSVGLSGEFIAAFAGEGSKPASLDELNRRLDRGDFDLVGVGRALLQDPNWALKIRDGRTDELQNFERAALASLS